The nucleotide window CCCGCCTCTCACTCAAAATCTCCGCTtccctcctttccctcgccaacctcccatccaccagcaTTTCTTCCCTCGTTCTGCCCGCCGTGGTCCCCCCTCCGGCCTTCGTGCTACTCCCCGCCCACCCAAAATAATACCCCAACcgcttcctcaccacctcccccacctttcGTCCACTCGCATGCCTCCACGGCTGCTCCCTCACCGCAAAAAGCATGCAGTCCACCATTCCTTGCACGCTCAGGCTCAGAATCCCCAGAATCAGCAACCACTGCGGGTCGTTCTTCTTGACCGAGTCATCATACCCCATGACGTGGCTCACAAAGGGAAAGGTCCAGATGATCATGTACACGAGAGGATATACGAAAAGTGACCGTAATTGGCGGCGGACTTTCTCCCGGTTCTTGCTCACGTCGCTGCCGCCGGCGGGCTCAAACGCTAGAGTGGAGGCGTTAAGGTAGGTCGCCCCCACGGGATAGTTTCCCGCCGTGTTGGTCTGTGTTGTTGTGCGAGTTCCACCCGACAAAAGTGTGCCCGCGGCGGAGGAACGGTTGGAGGGTCCGCGGCGGAGCATAGTAAAGATGTtagggagggagaggacccgttggctgttgttggtcgcTCTCGAGGTGCTGGTGCTATACCGAGAATGCCCCCCGGCAGGGTCGAGACTGCCGGGGGCGGTCGCGTAGAGGGGTCGATCGAAGAAAGTGTCACTCGGTGAGGATGCTGGGTATGAATCGCCGAGCACCGTGGCGCGCCGGAGAGACTGTTGCCCTGCTATTGGGACGGCGGAGACAGGAGAGGCCGCGTGAGCCGCCGGTGGCGGTGAGGGTAAGCCTGGATCCACCGCCGACAGAGGGTCATGCATGTCGTCGATTGACACGTCTGGTGATGTGGTTGCCTGGTTGAAGCCGCCCCAGTTCCATTGGATCGACCGCCCGGGCTGAGAAACCGGTGTTCTAGACGGGGAACCACCCGCAAAAGAGGACTCGGTGTTTCCTGTGTCGTCCACCTGCAACGTGCCGACGGAGGATGCGGACATTTGCCGCGCCTTCACGAGGTTGATCGTGTCAGTAGTAGAGGTTCGTTTCGAACTGGGTGTCGATGGAATAAGTCCGTGATAAGAGATTCGCGGTAGCGTTAATGCGGGGGAG belongs to Podospora bellae-mahoneyi strain CBS 112042 chromosome 6, whole genome shotgun sequence and includes:
- the GPR1 gene encoding G protein-coupled receptor gpr1 (EggNog:ENOG503NZCY; COG:S), producing the protein MVFFSAMMELLHGSSPASVRSSVPVELMSPITSRYVADDQHTEHTVYILTILSLTFASVSVVSTLSTLYWFVKMRRSFRHELILLLVQSDFVKSAAFVVFPLVSLYQGTIESDSAFCQFSGFALAIGIESSDVAILLIALHSVMYIFRPKSGLYPYRHLAYSVFYLFPVSTACLAFINGNGFENVGHYCYLRTDNGWSRLALSWIPRYLICASIIGIYAFIYIYIRKRMDDYGRRSSTSLPPPRGMSGADQTYQQPNGHQRQLSSPALTLPRISYHGLIPSTPSSKRTSTTDTINLVKARQMSASSVGTLQVDDTGNTESSFAGGSPSRTPVSQPGRSIQWNWGGFNQATTSPDVSIDDMHDPLSAVDPGLPSPPPAAHAASPVSAVPIAGQQSLRRATVLGDSYPASSPSDTFFDRPLYATAPGSLDPAGGHSRYSTSTSRATNNSQRVLSLPNIFTMLRRGPSNRSSAAGTLLSGGTRTTTQTNTAGNYPVGATYLNASTLAFEPAGGSDVSKNREKVRRQLRSLFVYPLVYMIIWTFPFVSHVMGYDDSVKKNDPQWLLILGILSLSVQGMVDCMLFAVREQPWRHASGRKVGEVVRKRLGYYFGWAGSSTKAGGGTTAGRTREEMLVDGRLARERREAEILSERRAINRGVRAVHAREREWWDVDLERIGIDSDEEEDEPEGEEMTAKSMPVRVHSGRGRERGERSHSAAV